In one Niallia taxi genomic region, the following are encoded:
- a CDS encoding TIGR00375 family protein — protein sequence MKHIFTDLHIHIGRTASGKAVKITGSRNLTFLNIIEYASFQKGLDMIGIIDCHSPEVLMEMDTYIAEGRMTQKSGGGLEMDGITIIPGSELEIYDDACSGPIHVLCYLPTLNAMKEFSLWLSGKMKNIQLSSQRIYVTGIELQRKVKELCGLFIPAHIFTPFKSMYGSGVKQSLSEVFDPSLIDAVELGLSSNTEMADNIKELHAYPYVTNSDAHSLAKLGREYQILELKEASFQELEKALKGMDGRRIVANYGMDPLLGKYHETVCLKCHKPLGEEEAACSSCGHKIVKKGVAARIQELSTKSTKPARPPYIHQVPLEFIPGLGNKTLEKLLSYFSTEMQIIHAAPYEKLAEIVPAKIADYIQAAREGSLSLTVGGGGRYGSVYIKEENK from the coding sequence ATGAAACACATATTTACAGACCTGCATATTCATATTGGCAGAACAGCAAGCGGTAAAGCCGTAAAAATAACCGGATCTCGGAACTTAACCTTTTTGAACATCATTGAGTATGCGAGTTTTCAAAAGGGGCTTGATATGATTGGGATTATTGATTGTCATTCGCCAGAAGTATTAATGGAAATGGATACATACATAGCAGAAGGCAGAATGACTCAAAAGAGTGGCGGCGGTCTGGAAATGGATGGTATCACGATTATTCCTGGTTCTGAGTTAGAAATATATGATGATGCATGTAGTGGACCGATTCATGTGCTCTGCTATTTGCCGACATTGAATGCAATGAAGGAATTTTCCTTATGGCTGTCTGGTAAAATGAAGAATATTCAATTAAGTTCACAACGTATATATGTGACAGGAATCGAGCTGCAGCGAAAGGTAAAGGAGCTTTGTGGCCTGTTTATTCCTGCTCATATCTTCACGCCGTTTAAAAGTATGTATGGAAGCGGTGTGAAGCAATCTCTTTCAGAGGTTTTCGATCCGTCACTCATTGATGCAGTCGAACTTGGCTTAAGCTCAAATACAGAAATGGCCGACAATATAAAGGAGCTTCATGCTTATCCTTATGTAACAAATTCAGATGCCCATTCACTTGCGAAACTCGGCCGTGAATATCAAATATTGGAGCTGAAGGAAGCATCCTTTCAAGAGCTGGAAAAGGCATTAAAGGGGATGGATGGCAGGAGAATTGTGGCGAATTATGGGATGGACCCGTTGTTAGGCAAATACCATGAAACAGTTTGCTTGAAATGTCATAAGCCACTAGGAGAAGAAGAAGCTGCTTGTAGCAGCTGTGGTCATAAAATCGTAAAAAAAGGAGTTGCTGCAAGGATTCAGGAGCTTTCAACAAAAAGTACGAAACCAGCGCGGCCACCCTATATTCACCAAGTACCACTTGAATTCATCCCAGGTTTAGGAAACAAAACACTAGAGAAGCTGCTTTCCTATTTCTCAACAGAAATGCAAATCATACATGCTGCACCATATGAAAAGCTGGCCGAAATAGTCCCAGCCAAAATAGCAGACTATATCCAAGCAGCAAGAGAAGGCAGCCTGTCCCTCACAGTAGGAGGCGGAGGCCGTTACGGAAGTGTTTATATAAAGGAAGAAAATAAATAA
- the spoIIM gene encoding stage II sporulation protein M — protein sequence MKKNKYQNILANHFREHSSIYLFIAVLFLMGVIFGAIVVNSLTLSQKEDLFYYLSQFFSQISNGKVADSKDLFIQSFSHNSKFIGLMWLLGISIIGLPVILILLFIKGMVVGFTVGFLVNQMGWNGFLLSFVSVLPQNIIIIPVFIISATLAVSFSFKMIRQQFMKKMGEPMLPLFGRYMVLLVGAIVSLVIAAGVEAYISPGLMKSIVNMVSSFIGGFSL from the coding sequence ATGAAAAAAAATAAGTACCAGAACATTCTAGCAAATCATTTTCGAGAACATTCCTCCATCTATTTATTTATTGCAGTGTTGTTTTTAATGGGTGTCATATTCGGTGCAATTGTGGTTAACAGCCTGACATTAAGCCAAAAAGAAGACCTTTTCTATTATTTGTCACAATTTTTCAGCCAAATTTCTAACGGCAAGGTTGCAGACAGCAAAGACTTGTTTATTCAGAGCTTTTCTCATAACAGTAAATTCATTGGCTTAATGTGGCTTTTAGGCATTTCGATTATTGGGTTGCCTGTTATTCTCATTTTATTATTTATAAAAGGAATGGTTGTCGGGTTTACAGTCGGATTTTTAGTAAATCAAATGGGCTGGAATGGCTTTTTACTTTCTTTTGTTTCTGTATTGCCGCAAAATATCATTATCATTCCTGTGTTCATCATATCTGCAACATTGGCTGTTTCATTCTCTTTCAAGATGATCAGACAGCAATTTATGAAAAAAATGGGAGAACCAATGCTTCCGTTATTCGGGCGATACATGGTATTGTTGGTTGGGGCAATTGTTTCTTTAGTGATAGCTGCAGGTGTAGAAGCGTATATTTCTCCTGGCTTAATGAAATCCATTGTTAATATGGTCAGCTCCTTTATAGGCGGCTTTAGTTTATAA
- the fur gene encoding ferric iron uptake transcriptional regulator has protein sequence MESRIDRIKKLLHSSSYKLTPQREATVRVLLENEEDHLSAEDVYLLVKEKSPEIGLATVYRTLELLTELKIVDKINFGDGVSRYDLRQEGAAHFHHHLVCIECGAVDEIQEDLLGDVEKVVERDWNFKIKDHRLTFHGICHRCNEKSAD, from the coding sequence ATGGAAAGTAGAATAGATAGAATAAAAAAGCTGTTGCATTCTTCGAGCTATAAATTGACTCCTCAGAGAGAAGCAACAGTGAGGGTTTTGCTAGAGAATGAAGAAGACCACTTAAGTGCAGAAGATGTTTACCTCCTTGTAAAAGAAAAATCGCCCGAAATTGGATTAGCGACAGTTTACCGGACATTAGAACTTCTGACTGAGCTGAAAATCGTTGATAAAATAAATTTCGGTGATGGTGTTTCTAGATATGATTTACGACAAGAAGGTGCAGCTCACTTTCATCATCATTTAGTATGCATAGAATGTGGTGCTGTTGACGAGATTCAAGAGGATTTATTAGGAGATGTTGAAAAAGTAGTTGAACGTGACTGGAATTTTAAAATAAAAGATCACCGTTTGACCTTTCATGGAATATGTCATCGCTGCAATGAAAAAAGTGCAGATTAA
- a CDS encoding YqzK family protein — MLQWSKVVFRTAKVFLLFVGCTILFYYALIWFNEEYQDFHRYDEPSGAAVKVSGDGEADEFSWKERIFLFFLNGE, encoded by the coding sequence ATGCTGCAATGGTCTAAAGTTGTCTTTCGGACAGCAAAGGTATTTTTGCTTTTTGTTGGATGTACGATTCTTTTTTATTATGCACTTATATGGTTTAATGAAGAATATCAGGATTTTCATCGCTATGATGAACCGTCTGGAGCTGCTGTGAAAGTGAGCGGTGATGGGGAGGCTGACGAGTTTTCCTGGAAAGAACGAATATTTCTTTTTTTCTTAAATGGGGAGTAA